A region of Panicum virgatum strain AP13 chromosome 8N, P.virgatum_v5, whole genome shotgun sequence DNA encodes the following proteins:
- the LOC120684601 gene encoding metallothionein-like protein 1A, which yields MSCSCGSSCNCGSNCKCGKMYPDLEEKSSGGAQATIVLGVAPEKKAGQFEAAAESGETAHACKCGNSCSCDPCNC from the exons ATGTCTTGCAGCTGCGGATCAAGCTGCAACTGCGGCTCCAACTGCAAGTGCGG CAAGATGTACCCTGACCTTGAGGAgaagagcagcggcggcgctcaggCCACCATCGTCCTCGGCGTGGCCCCGGAGAAGAAGGCCGGCCAGTTCGAGGCGGCGGCAGAGTCCGGCGAGACCGCCCACGCCTGCAAGTGCGGTAACAGCTGCAGCTGCGACCCCTGCAACTGCTGA